AGCAAGCAGAATCTTCTTCATCTCAGATCTGAACTCCTGGAGGTCAACGGTGCCGCTGCCATCGCAATCGAACCTCTCGAAAATGGAGTTGTAAAGCTGAGTGAGCTCGTCGGGGGGAGTGGCGACGTCGACACCGAAGTGGGACTCGAGGAGACGCAGAGACTCGAAGGCCTTGCGAAGCTCGGACCTGGAGAGGACACCGTCGTTGTTGAGGTCAAGAGCTGCGAAACGCTCATCCACGCTCTTCGTGAACTGCTGGTCGTCAGTCACAAAGGCTCTCACCGTCGATCCGTCAATGATTACAACACCcatgtcttttctttttcctcttttgcGTCAACTGGGTATGTATATTATATGTAGATAAAGAAGCGAGGAAATTGTGCTTTAGATTTTTGTGGTGGGAATTGTCCAAAGTGGACGTCAGATAACGACGATCAATTGCCATAAAGTGCCCTGCTGCACCATTAGCACCAAATACCAATGGCATAATCTAGTGTTTAAGAAACAAATGAACCGCATCCTCCAGTTCTTACAATATTTAAAGCAATATACAGAAGAGGCATCGAAATAAAAGGACGGAAAGCTCGTTGAAATCCAGCTATTCCTATTCACCTACCCCTGCTCCATTATGCCTTCTTTTTATGATAATTCATAGTTGAAACTAAAAAATCTGGCGCCTCCTCCATCCGGTAGACACAAATCCTCTGCTCCTTTACAAGATTATCCCATctgcttttttattttatttcacttttataaataatttcaatatctcAATTGTTATTCTATTCTTTTGAAAGTTAACATATTcgatattaaatatttgtattttttttaaatttggtaaattaattttttttagctttaaatatttacagtttttttttgtctctttaaagctattaaaaaaattaaattaatatttttttcatattttaaataaaaaacataaaaattatatattttttaaataaaactttatgaaaaaaataaaaaagtctttcaaactcaaaaaatataaaatataaaatataaatttttttccaaaattcaaTGTTTTTTAGGCTGGACAAGACAGACCATTCAGAACGAGAATCGACTAGGGCATCGGTTCTACAAGAGATAAAAAATTGGTTGACTCACGAATTGTTACGGACAGGTTGAAACGAGCTAAAAAACCAGTTGAACTGGTAGTTGAATCAATTTTGAATTGATCTACCAATTGATTTCTAAAACGACCGgttcaaagcaaataaattattaaaataaaaatttataaaatttggttcaaCTGCTAATTTAACTAGTTTTTTAGCCTAATTCAACCAGTCTATACCAATTCTTGGGTCAACTAGTTTTTACCTCTCATTGGACTGATATCCCTAATTCTTGATCCAAGTAATTTAGCTCGGCTTAGATAACagtaaattttagaattttttatatttgaaaatattttaaaagaatcttttatttttattttaaatttaaattttaaagagtttttttcatatttttaaaattatatacatgttatgaatatcttattaagtggttgtccatcaaaatcaatataagtttttgatataatttaaattctaatagtcattagaattagatctctacttcatttatacttattatgcctataaatagatactTTGGAGAAGCATTGTAATAATCCCAtcgatcaataaaatacattctctattgcttcctatattttctttattctttactctctctatctctctttattttataaaaatacaaatattttttgtgAGTTGATTGGTTTTTATATTATGAATGTTTTGTGCAAATAATTGTTTCATTCATTTAggtttaattcatgttaatacTTATAAGTGTAAGGCCAATGTTTGTAAGTTAATGAATTGTCTATTTAATCTAAGAAGAGGTAATAATTAATAGACAAAGGACCTAAATGGTACATAGCATGTTGATATCGAAAGATGATTGTTGTATGCATAAACTGTATGAAATGTCTGAAAGGGTGATCTCTAGGTTAGTTTGACATAGACATATAAGGGGTGACTTAGGGACATAATAGGACTTGGGGAGAAGCCTATGCTTAATACAAAATTgggtttaatgaattttcatattgtcacgatatttttttatattcttattataATTGTCAATAAACTCTTGTTAAGTGAAATATTTATTCTAGTCTATTCATGTTATGTTTATTAAATCTTACGTTTAATCTTTCTGCTGCTATTATTCTTTTGCATTAtgtgttgttttattttgtgggtatttgaaatttaattacattcatATCATAATTTTTGTCTCTCAACAACATTATTCTTTTACTTGCTTCTTTCAAATTGTTTTATAGTTGAATTTGCAATTAATTTACGCATCAGTCCCTGTGAAGACGATAACTCTTTACTTGCTACTTATTACTTGTAACaatcgtgtacacttgcacgtAACCCAATACATCTGCCACTTATTCCTAACTTCATCTACCTTGTTAAGGTAAAATATCTTCGTACTCTGCATACACTTTATTCATGCATTTCATATAATTCATTGTGCTAGTTACTATCATGCATTTCATATAATTCATTGTGCTAGTTACTATCACATACATTACATGATGCATCTATTCATCAAATCGCAATCatacaacattcaaaaaatACACTTGCAACTATATGCACACATGGCTTACTTATCCTCCAGAGTCTTACATGACCAAGGTTTTAGAAACAACTCAAGAAGGCATAGAGGTGGTTCAAGCAAGCAACACAACAACAATAATCACCCAAGAGTTTAGTGCAGAAACTCACCTCGCTTCTTTTATCCTCGAAAGCTTAGCTTGTCCAAATTTTAGAGTCTCCTTTGTCTTGGAAGCTAAGCATGAAAACCACATATATCGATTAAATTGAAGTCACACAAACCTTAACCCAGAATCCATAAATATACAGAGACTTTTCAAGAATTCTTACTTCTTTTTCCCCTAAACCACTTTTCCCCTAACCCATAAGTACATGTGGGCTTAGGACTTaccaatttattgaatttttggCTTTCCTGACTTCGAACCTCACATTTACCACCTCATGCAAAGCTTTCTCgaacctcttcttcttcttcggaGCAATCGAAGAAGATGTTGCAAACAATATGAAGATTTCTAGCTAAATTTAGGAGAATTATCTCCTCactactcatatatatatacaaccaAAGATTGCACTATCTCCTAGTCCATCTTAGCCAATCATTGCTAATTATTTTGTCTACCACTAGGGAGATAGCAAGTTCCAATCTAACTAAACCAAAATTGAGACCCAACTAATCATCGTTCAACCACTAAAATTTCTGAATTTCTGGATAAAGCCCGTTAATTCgccaattcattcaatttaatcccaacttttattaaattttgggaCTTAAGAGAAAATCGGATGTGACAACCAATATGTTCCTTAATTTGCTTGGTTAGAAATGAAAACCATGTATATACTAcgaactaaattgaaacaatcAACCAATGCAAAACCTAGATTAATTGTTGCTGTGATCAAGAGCGTTGAGAAGAAAGATCCAAGGTGCAAAGGTCACTATATTTGCTTCCAAGAAAAAATGAGATTGTATTTGAGAGATACATTATCACAACTAAGATAATTTCTAAGTTTCAGTCTTATTTTAGTATAGTATTTGTATGGAAATTTTTGGACCATTTTTTATATGCTTTTATGTTTTGGTTGAGAATTTTATCAAGAATTGTTGAATTCTCTTATTTAACTTTTCCTAGTAAAAAAATGCTATAGAACCATGTACAATTAacgtaattatgtaaaaaaaaaaggtgaataaacaaaatatgtaaaaatttaatcaaaatcataaggaaaacataaaaggaaGAAGATAACTTATCTCCGGTCATTAACGATTTCTAGAGCTCCGACCATCACTTTGTAAATCCCAACAGTGAAGAAATAACCATTTTCAGGAAGAGTAGCATATCTCAAAATTAGGCTGATTTAAGGGTTGATGAGATAGATCTAGATTTGAAAAGCATGAAAATGTAACGACCCGATTGCCAATGGTGTAAAAAAATGCGATTTCAGAACTTGATTTTTGTAAATCAAGTCTGTAAGGatgaaatttaaagattaatgaagatattaagaaattttattgatgttcggttaagtaatttaaccgataaattagttaattaaagcttagggactaaattgtaaaatttcaatcGCTATTGCTATTTACTATACAAAATGCTTGAGAACCTAGATGAAAATTATCCAAAGGGATTAAATGgttattaaaccatttttttttcacatgGTTTGTGGGAAATGATGATGATCCCCATTAATCATAGtaatagtgattaaataaagtaaatgatatattaattagtttaattaaagttaattaaagATTAAGCATAATATATATCAACTTAGTGGAAGGAAAGATGATAACCTTCATCTTCCTCCACCATCCATcttgagaaaaaaagaaagaaaactccATGGTTGAAGCTTATATTCAGCCGCCAAAATTTCAAGCTAAAGACAACGCTAGGCCATCGCGAGAGAAAGGAAATGCGAGAATCGTTGATGAGTGACAAGAGAAATTTGGTTTGCACTTTTATAATTCgagattattatatttatatgcatatacatatttaatgcaTGATTTACTATCGAGGTAAGCTTATGCTTGTCGTATGAATTGATTTGCATTCAATGATATTGAATATcgagaaattaaattaaattgaatatggtGGAAAAAGagtgatatatttgataaatgatttgTGATAAAAAATGATGATACTGGTATGAATTATGTTATATAGTGTTGgatgtatatatgtattgatGATTAAATGAACTGAGAATgataatatgtgaattgaattctATAATGTAATCGGAACATTGGTTACCCTCTTAGCTATTCGGGTAGATTCGAGTACAGTTGACATGTCATAGAGTCAAGTATAATGTTTAGAAACCATCGCTGTCGGGCAACCCGAGGTGGTAGAATGTACATATTTTAGTAGTCATCGTTGTTAAGTATCTCGGGATGACAGAGTAATTAGATAGTGAAAATAATCATTATCGGGCAACCAAAGATGGTAGGACATGTTGATTTTGAAAGCCATCATTGTCGGGAACCCAAGGTGTTAGTATGTACATGTTCTAATAGTCATCGTTGTCGAACAACTTGAGATGACAGATAAATAGATTCGTTTATCCGTCCTAAGTTCGGGTCTGGTTAATATGGTTTATAAACATGAATTGGTTATATGATAATTGGAATGAAATGAGATTGAATTTGGTATACTTTGTACATATatgaaatatagaaaaataacatcATGTGAAAGATCATGCGAATCAATTTATACGAGCCCGAAGGGCCGATATGAAAACAAAATGATTCGCTAGATTCAAGAATGAAATGAGGTACAAAAATGAGAAATTGGTATGTCATGAAATGaaagtattgatattttattgttgCATGATATGACATGATAAGTTTTAATACTAATGTTCAAGGAATTGGTATACAAAATGGTTATTTGCATACATAATATGTTAACCGAAACTCTTGGCATGAATTGAATATGGTTTGGCAAATTGTTGAACTAAATTTGTAATGACCCAATCTTCAATGGTACTAAAAAATAGATTTCAAAACCCCATTTCCATAAATTgagtatgtaaatattaaatattaatatttacgtgTATAATATATTGTTACATCAAAGTTTGGTCAAgaaattttgttgaaataatagttaattaaggcttagagactaaattgtaaagtctaACCGCTATAAGTTTTAATTGACCAAAGGCTTAAGGACTTAAATAGAAATGAACCAAAGgtctaaaatggtaattaaaccattttcaatTGGAAATTACTGGATGGTGATGAAATAATCCActaaatatatttaaagaattgttagttaaacaaatcatgattagtttaattaatcaagttaattaattcttaatcttactatataagttaaaatagtataaaaacatgTCATCTTCCCCATTCATCTTTTCCATTGTCGAAATTGAGGAAAGAAAACCTAGAGCTTTTGGTGACTTTTGGCCATTAATTGGTAAGTAATTTCAagccattttcttgtaatttttatgaatttagagTCATGTgagtttgatttagctagcctatgtaccaatttgtaaaactatttaaattttagaaagttttcattgttgatttcttgaagaattagacttgaaattgatagattttaagcttagaatatAAAAAGAACTAGATTGCAAAGTTAATTTAGCttgtttgttaactttattaCATTAGGGGAAAAATTGAATAAGTGTAAAACTtgtcatgaaattatgttataaatagaaattttaatatcattaagATCATTCCTGTTTCCagccatttttctcaattcttttctttttctctgaaAGGATCTGTCAATCTCTAGATAAAAAAGGTATTTTATGTTAGCAGGAATGCCTTTTTTCATGCACTGATggcaaaactataaaaagtaaaaacactaagttaaataaaaccactaagtaaaataaccaaaccaaatttcaccaaattgttGATCCCCAGCAATGACGTCAAAAACTTGTCgcgtgtgaaatgatatgcgattttgtgcaagtatacacaccgactcaagtaataaagtgatgagtgagtatcgtttCCACGAGGATCGGTTTGAGGCACAAAAGTAgttaagttattataataaaatgtgattaatGCTATGGAAAAAGTCAGTGCTAAATATGTAGTGACAATTAGTGGAGTAATGATGTAAGCAATACATGAAATCAATGAATAACTGGAAATGCTATGGTAAAAGTGAAAGCaaaaatgtaatggcaataACGAGAGTAATTATCCGAATTGACtgtaaacaaagaaatataaaattaaatatgttgtgTCAAAGTTACTACGACAAAGAATAAGGATAGAGTGATGTTGATTCAAAAAGGTTGGGAGTACCCAGAATCGAACCTTATTGTCAATAATGTCTTGGAAAAATCATGTTTACTTTACTGCatagaagagttctaaaatggccTGCCTCTCGTGAGAacaaaacctcaagttaccttacTTGTGTCTATAGGCTTTTTAGATATCTTTCATGGGTTCCTTCTGTATGATCgtgactctatgtctagagttgACTACAAGTGTTACTCGAATACTTGCTTATTTTATTCAACTTTAATCCAACCCTtttgaaattagactcaattTTTAGCATGCGAACAAccttctatgtctagagatcgttgcattttaattaagaaataggaacaatcaaacaaaataataaagtaaatgagATATATACGACATTCATCTAAAGTAAtgacaattaaataaattgtaggggtttattgaaagtaatcccaaccctattagatttagctcatgggctgggaattaaaattccaaaccaaaatattatccaaGATTGCGTTCAACCACTACAATTTAATCTTTCGAAGGAAATAATTGAAGGACTTGGGAAGTAGCTCTTGCTTGCCCAGTCTACACTTCGGTAGCATAGCGTCCTTGTGATGGCAAAGAAGGACTACCTTCAACTTCTGGTCCTTTTCACAACCAAACCCTTATTTACGCCTAAAGAtctttctcactttttcttcgCCATTTTTGAGATCTCCTTCATTGGTTTTTATAGATATACTAGGCTAGGGTAGGCTAACAACTCGTGattagcttttcctcttttaGGGGGTTTTATggtacaagtttgaatttgaatttgaatttgaactgCTGCGCGAAAAATGTTGACTTGGTCTTTTCGATATTGCCACGACATTCGTTTTGGCAAACTGTCTGCACTTTGCCCTGACACAATTTCACTAATTTATTTCCTCGTTCCAAAACTTGTTCCTACCACACCAACAAAAAAAACTCCACCACAAATGATTAAAAGCACCCAATTCCCATATAGTCCAAGTCCTAATGCAATATAAAAAATGCTAactaaaatgtcctaaaatgcaacaaaatgtaCTTGAGTATAAGAAATTAGCTAGGtttaaaggcatgaaatataactcttttcaagagttatcaattACTTAAAGGATTAACttgtaaataatgtaaaattaaaggattatctaataaataacTAATGGGGATTGGTTAACTTCTATGTGGTTCACCAAGCCTCGAACATGGGACTTAAATCACTCAATTACTAAGTGGCTCCATTTTATCTTCCGATCTAAATTTTCCCGAATTAGACGAATTAGCTCCGATTTATCTTTCGATCTCACCAGTTAATCCAAGACTAATAAATGGGTGCACGACAAGGTTACCTTCTAGTCTCACTTGCTTAGATATTCTCTTACGGGTGTCACTTCCTAAGTTCTTAGgtctattcgatttagtccaatttattatgatttagtcctttctcCAAAGA
The sequence above is a segment of the Gossypium raimondii isolate GPD5lz chromosome 4, ASM2569854v1, whole genome shotgun sequence genome. Coding sequences within it:
- the LOC105766568 gene encoding uncharacterized protein LOC105766568 yields the protein MGVVIIDGSTVRAFVTDDQQFTKSVDERFAALDLNNDGVLSRSELRKAFESLRLLESHFGVDVATPPDELTQLYNSIFERFDCDGSGTVDLQEFRSEMKKILLAIADGLGSCPIQMVLEDDDQSFLKKAADLEAAKLDPNHAQAS